Proteins from a single region of Paraglaciecola sp. T6c:
- a CDS encoding NUDIX domain-containing protein, whose protein sequence is MSDEIQTLTSKVVYENKWMRLKEDKIRRSSGNEGIYSVVEKPDFVVILAVQDGCIHLVEQYRYPIKKRCWELPQGAWEENPDADHALLAAGELKEETGLVANKMHYLGEQYLAYGFCNQMYHIYLATELTFTQINLDPEEEGLITKKVPLTEFETMILSGDIKDASTVNAYGLAKLKGML, encoded by the coding sequence ATGAGCGATGAAATACAGACATTAACCAGCAAGGTTGTTTATGAAAACAAATGGATGCGCTTAAAAGAAGATAAAATTCGCCGCAGCAGTGGTAACGAAGGGATTTATAGCGTGGTTGAGAAACCCGACTTTGTGGTGATTTTAGCTGTGCAAGACGGGTGTATTCATTTGGTTGAACAATATCGCTATCCGATTAAAAAACGCTGTTGGGAATTACCCCAAGGCGCGTGGGAGGAAAACCCTGATGCTGATCACGCATTATTAGCCGCTGGAGAGTTAAAAGAGGAAACCGGGTTGGTTGCGAATAAAATGCATTATTTGGGAGAGCAATACCTAGCATACGGGTTTTGCAATCAGATGTACCATATTTACCTTGCCACTGAACTTACCTTTACCCAAATCAATTTGGATCCTGAGGAAGAGGGATTAATTACCAAAAAGGTACCGCTCACTGAGTTCGAGACAATGATTTTATCTGGTGATATTAAAGATGCCTCTACTGTGAATGCCTACGGGCTAGCAAAACTTAAAGGGATGCTTTAA
- a CDS encoding YHYH protein, producing the protein MNTIRNYSHFILLLTLTFTLFACGGSDTQTDTTSDSATANSGSDTDTDNDSGTQTETTVDASDLFFFDDAVIESITTQSCTLSGGTQTTCYRITLAGEPANDEIGPFCPPTISSDASQGGIWFDGSGEVYDIDGEFISNLDQLYGDGWQLYDLSTGEVNITDTQEACEAAARPNVDPEYQNYCVQCDLDYYGGGVSETVLLPVTPVPLSNPSYVNANMGVSLNGVILAAQAPVDAILSNYTIAAFDDCGGHINPFEGYHYHAATGCSTGIDQEDGHANQIGYALDGYSIYAMLDASGFEETDLDECRGHTDNTRGYHYHVASPGENMFIGCFHGEQGEWLGSE; encoded by the coding sequence ATGAATACGATACGAAATTACTCCCACTTCATTTTGCTACTGACCTTAACATTCACACTTTTCGCGTGCGGCGGCAGCGACACACAAACGGACACAACGAGCGATAGCGCAACCGCTAACTCCGGCTCGGATACTGACACTGACAACGATAGCGGAACACAAACAGAGACAACCGTTGACGCTAGCGACCTGTTCTTCTTTGACGACGCGGTCATTGAGTCCATCACAACACAAAGCTGTACTTTATCTGGCGGTACACAAACCACCTGTTATCGCATTACCCTCGCGGGCGAGCCAGCGAATGACGAAATAGGCCCTTTTTGCCCACCAACAATCAGCTCTGACGCATCACAAGGGGGAATTTGGTTTGATGGCTCTGGCGAGGTGTACGACATAGACGGTGAATTTATCAGTAACTTAGATCAGCTTTACGGTGATGGCTGGCAGTTATATGACCTGAGCACCGGGGAGGTAAACATCACTGATACTCAAGAGGCATGCGAAGCCGCTGCACGACCAAATGTCGACCCAGAATATCAAAATTACTGCGTGCAATGCGATTTGGATTATTACGGCGGTGGTGTGAGTGAAACCGTTTTACTGCCTGTTACACCAGTGCCGTTATCTAACCCCAGTTACGTCAATGCCAATATGGGGGTATCGTTGAACGGCGTTATATTAGCGGCACAAGCCCCCGTGGATGCCATATTGAGCAATTACACTATCGCTGCGTTTGACGATTGTGGTGGCCATATCAATCCATTTGAAGGCTATCATTATCATGCTGCCACTGGGTGCTCTACAGGTATTGACCAAGAAGATGGTCACGCCAATCAGATTGGTTACGCACTGGACGGTTACAGTATTTACGCCATGTTGGACGCCAGTGGATTCGAAGAAACCGACTTAGATGAGTGCCGCGGTCATACCGATAACACGCGAGGTTATCACTATCACGTAGCCAGCCCAGGTGAGAATATGTTTATCGGTTGTTTTCATGGTGAACAAGGTGAATGGTTGGGCAGCGAATGA
- a CDS encoding response regulator translates to MSNQQQILIVEDEPKIAQILVDFLTIEGFATQVVHNGDEAEDAIRTKTPDCVILDLMLPGKDGLSICKDVRKFSQVPIIMLTARVDEIDRLMGLGFGADDYVCKPFSPREVVARVQAILRRATFAAPSSDETCILTFKHISLNTERFECEINKQVTELTPVEFRLLKTLMSRPGTVFSRESLMQSCYEDARIVSNRTIDSHMKNLRNKVALTNDPQPILQSVYGVGYKLM, encoded by the coding sequence ATGAGCAATCAACAACAGATACTGATTGTGGAAGATGAGCCCAAAATCGCTCAAATATTGGTCGATTTTCTGACCATTGAAGGCTTTGCTACACAAGTCGTCCATAATGGTGATGAAGCAGAAGATGCCATCAGGACCAAAACGCCTGACTGTGTCATCCTCGATTTAATGCTACCGGGTAAAGATGGTTTGAGTATATGTAAGGATGTGCGCAAATTTTCGCAAGTGCCGATTATTATGCTTACCGCAAGGGTAGATGAAATTGACCGCTTAATGGGTTTGGGTTTCGGTGCTGACGATTACGTTTGCAAACCTTTTTCGCCCCGAGAAGTGGTCGCACGAGTACAAGCCATTTTGCGCAGAGCCACATTTGCAGCTCCTTCATCAGATGAAACCTGTATTTTAACGTTCAAACATATCAGCTTAAATACTGAGCGCTTTGAGTGTGAGATTAATAAACAAGTGACCGAACTTACTCCTGTCGAGTTTCGCCTGCTCAAAACACTGATGAGTCGACCAGGAACGGTTTTTTCTAGAGAGAGCTTGATGCAGAGCTGTTATGAAGACGCCAGAATTGTGAGCAATCGTACTATCGACAGCCACATGAAAAATCTGCGCAATAAAGTCGCACTTACAAATGATCCTCAACCTATTTTGCAGTCTGTTTATGGCGTGGGTTATAAACTGATGTAA
- a CDS encoding ATP-binding protein, whose protein sequence is MNIFRKVFLSFLGLTAFTLLITLGLARWSFDQGFLDFVAGLEQQRLGELSVALSAAYSRDKTWSTVIESGLEYYASTPPIHFRGRPPALNQPRPLRQQGKGPGSPGNRTAPPPPRRNGQDAAPPTALFDPQGKWLVGAKPHSDTNDMVSFSIYLQDEKIGELRSWLDSVPQSELASSFSMQQRYASIAIGLLCLLLAGIASWLLARKLTSPVNDVIHGVERLSRGHYDLSLNPVRADELGILMRNLNGLSHILNENRSAKNRWFADISHELRTPLTILLGELDALEAGIRPFGPEQIESLQQEALLLHRLVDDLYQLSMSDVGGLKYHFNQIDISKICHNVCSALTSKAQQKGLQVTTQIQDKVICLADLQRIEQLFINLLNNAILYTQQGGKIQVSLSHHAHSAVFEINDTLPGVPAEDCEKLFDPLYRQSASRNRSAAGAGLGLTICKNIVIAHKGSIVASPSTLGGLCVRVELTLTKDKI, encoded by the coding sequence ATGAATATATTCCGTAAAGTTTTCTTATCTTTTTTAGGCTTGACTGCCTTCACTCTTCTGATCACCTTAGGACTTGCTCGTTGGAGCTTTGACCAAGGGTTTCTTGATTTTGTAGCAGGCCTAGAGCAGCAACGGCTGGGAGAACTGAGCGTAGCCCTTAGCGCAGCTTACTCTCGTGATAAAACATGGAGCACCGTGATTGAATCCGGCTTGGAGTACTATGCGAGTACTCCTCCAATCCATTTTAGAGGTCGCCCACCCGCGTTGAATCAACCCCGCCCCCTAAGGCAACAAGGCAAAGGTCCGGGCTCTCCAGGCAATCGGACTGCTCCTCCTCCCCCTAGGCGTAACGGGCAAGATGCGGCGCCGCCAACGGCTTTATTTGACCCCCAAGGTAAATGGTTAGTAGGGGCAAAACCTCATTCAGATACAAACGATATGGTCAGTTTCAGCATTTATTTACAAGATGAGAAAATCGGTGAATTACGTAGCTGGTTAGACTCGGTGCCCCAGAGCGAGCTCGCCTCATCATTTTCCATGCAGCAAAGGTATGCGAGCATTGCTATTGGTCTGTTATGCCTGCTTTTGGCAGGGATCGCATCTTGGCTACTGGCTAGAAAGCTCACTTCGCCAGTCAACGACGTCATTCACGGTGTTGAGCGTTTAAGTCGAGGTCACTATGACTTATCGCTAAACCCGGTAAGAGCTGATGAATTGGGTATTCTCATGCGAAACCTAAATGGCTTAAGCCATATATTAAATGAAAACCGCAGTGCAAAGAATCGATGGTTTGCCGATATATCCCACGAATTACGCACCCCCTTAACTATTTTACTCGGCGAGTTAGATGCCTTGGAAGCAGGTATTCGACCATTTGGGCCTGAGCAAATTGAATCCTTACAACAAGAAGCGTTGCTATTACACCGTTTGGTGGACGATCTCTACCAACTCTCTATGTCTGATGTGGGCGGCTTGAAGTACCACTTTAACCAAATCGACATCAGCAAAATTTGTCATAACGTGTGCAGTGCTCTAACAAGCAAAGCTCAGCAAAAAGGCTTACAGGTAACGACTCAAATCCAAGATAAGGTCATCTGCCTAGCGGATCTTCAACGAATTGAGCAATTATTTATCAACCTGTTAAACAACGCCATTTTGTACACTCAACAAGGCGGAAAAATACAAGTGTCACTGTCCCATCATGCCCACTCGGCAGTCTTCGAAATCAATGATACGTTACCCGGTGTACCTGCTGAGGATTGTGAAAAATTATTCGACCCTTTATACCGCCAAAGCGCCTCACGAAATCGCTCTGCTGCAGGTGCCGGATTAGGCCTAACCATATGCAAAAATATCGTAATTGCCCACAAAGGCAGCATTGTTGCCTCACCATCAACCCTAGGGGGGTTATGTGTGCGCGTGGAGCTTACGTTAACTAAGGATAAAATATGA
- a CDS encoding TonB-dependent receptor — MKSHQSFKLSSLACSIMLMLQTGNSFAAQTQQQNIDIPAQKLDAALLELAEESETQILFSSAITPDITTRGISATLSVDDALRILLENTSLEFVKRSADTFIIREKNKSTSSSSNTSETIEPVEAVKSAAGTPAKKADGEASVERIKVVGSNIRVNQDSGALPISTFSAEDFEDLGITSGADLLAELPQQGEVSFNSERVVGGVNDARGDVSSVNLRGIGTGYSLTLLNGRRLVLHPGTQAEDLVPVTTVNSNALPVRGLKRVEVLRDGAAAIYGTDAIAGVINYVLKDKNTGGDVQFQYGKNDGTDKDTFSLSGSGGWFFNNEQTHLTLSASVYEQDMLMASEREYAASSDTRNYPGLNPEFVGNTSLDGRTTSTPWAELSSGSLGTFHIQPDTFDGCEVALGNGICADGGSLDRELRYDSNSERSLSSEVSRVNLYALLTHDLTDEIELYGEALYYRAEADRLREQSGNLTAQRFTVASDAFYNPFGEDVTVRRYRPIDTGPRAINVEDYSYRFLTGLRGYYQDWDWDTALLYSKAHTLDSANRVNTTLFQQAVNSTEQSTAYNLFNGGSLTSPNSGDDTGNDQDVIDGFMFNIERESQTELALYDFKISRPDIFELPAGDVGMAVGIEYRYESFSDARSDALNGTDSFIDVVTGNPSALASTVLGSSPTPDSSGSRNVFSTYVEFAVPLLADLPLVKSLNMQLAARYERFSDVGDITKPKISLAWQVNDIVQLRAAYAEGFKAPGLPQTTAVDVSRSNTRSDPISGIRQGTLEIRNGSDDLKPETSTNTFAGIVFTPMKNLTLTADWWHIKQKDVVGILSSQTQILYDTLLRADGGSNANVIRDENNEILYVTNDYTNLLPREIKGVDYSIFYKMSTEVGDFTFTANAANLTQFDQGLDSITQQVVTAQESGNEAVLFNGEAVGIPGAAGDLLTKNGRPEWRSNIGIKWQKDSWGAGVKYKYISELENVFLSYFDDAGDLIYQQIDDWSTVDAYASYSFKEQNSLLENTKLTLGARNIGDKEPPFTSGTFGYESSVHSSSGRYLYMTLNKKF; from the coding sequence ATGAAATCACATCAGTCGTTTAAACTCAGCTCCCTTGCTTGCAGCATTATGCTCATGCTGCAAACAGGGAACAGTTTTGCAGCTCAAACACAGCAACAGAACATAGACATACCCGCACAAAAACTCGATGCGGCATTGCTCGAACTCGCCGAAGAAAGTGAAACGCAAATTTTGTTTTCTTCTGCCATTACCCCAGATATTACCACTCGTGGCATATCAGCCACGTTATCAGTAGACGACGCCTTACGTATTTTACTTGAAAACACCTCGTTAGAGTTCGTTAAGCGCTCTGCGGATACGTTTATCATTCGCGAAAAAAACAAGAGCACCTCATCAAGCTCCAATACATCAGAGACTATTGAGCCTGTTGAGGCAGTAAAAAGCGCTGCAGGTACACCAGCAAAAAAGGCTGATGGCGAAGCCAGTGTTGAGCGCATCAAAGTTGTGGGCTCAAATATTCGCGTCAACCAAGACTCTGGCGCATTGCCTATTAGCACATTCAGTGCCGAAGACTTCGAAGATTTAGGCATTACTAGCGGTGCAGATTTGCTGGCTGAATTGCCCCAGCAGGGCGAAGTCAGCTTCAACAGCGAGCGCGTGGTGGGCGGTGTAAACGATGCCCGTGGCGATGTGTCCTCGGTCAATCTGCGCGGTATCGGTACAGGGTATAGCTTAACGCTGCTTAACGGACGGCGCTTAGTATTGCACCCTGGTACCCAGGCAGAAGACTTAGTGCCCGTGACCACAGTCAACTCAAATGCCCTACCGGTACGGGGCCTTAAACGCGTCGAAGTGTTACGCGACGGTGCCGCTGCAATATACGGTACAGATGCCATAGCGGGTGTTATTAATTATGTTCTCAAAGACAAAAACACCGGTGGCGACGTGCAGTTCCAATACGGTAAAAATGATGGCACTGACAAAGACACCTTCAGTTTATCTGGCTCTGGCGGTTGGTTTTTTAACAATGAACAAACCCACCTGACACTCAGCGCCAGCGTGTATGAGCAAGATATGCTCATGGCATCTGAGCGAGAATATGCAGCCAGTTCAGATACCCGTAATTATCCAGGTTTGAACCCTGAATTTGTCGGCAACACCTCATTAGATGGTCGCACTACCTCAACGCCTTGGGCAGAGTTAAGCTCAGGCAGCCTAGGCACATTTCACATTCAACCAGATACATTCGATGGTTGTGAGGTTGCCCTTGGCAATGGCATATGCGCAGACGGTGGCAGCTTAGATCGTGAGTTGCGTTACGATTCAAACTCAGAACGTTCATTAAGCTCAGAAGTAAGCCGCGTAAATTTATACGCATTGCTGACCCATGACCTGACTGATGAAATTGAATTATATGGCGAAGCTCTGTATTACCGAGCAGAAGCTGACCGCCTACGCGAACAAAGCGGAAACTTAACCGCTCAGCGCTTTACTGTCGCCAGTGATGCATTTTACAATCCATTCGGCGAAGACGTAACAGTTAGACGCTATCGCCCTATTGATACGGGCCCACGTGCAATTAATGTTGAAGATTACTCCTACCGCTTTTTGACTGGTCTGCGAGGTTATTATCAAGATTGGGACTGGGACACGGCACTGCTTTATTCAAAAGCGCATACCCTAGACTCTGCGAATCGGGTGAATACTACTTTGTTTCAGCAAGCAGTGAACAGCACAGAACAAAGCACAGCCTATAACTTGTTCAACGGTGGCAGCTTAACTTCGCCAAACAGTGGCGATGACACAGGTAACGACCAAGACGTTATCGACGGCTTTATGTTCAATATCGAGCGCGAATCCCAAACCGAGCTCGCCCTGTATGACTTTAAAATATCCCGCCCAGACATTTTCGAGTTACCCGCCGGGGACGTGGGCATGGCAGTGGGTATTGAATATCGCTATGAAAGTTTCTCTGATGCCCGTAGTGATGCGTTAAATGGCACTGATAGTTTTATTGATGTGGTCACCGGCAACCCATCGGCGCTTGCCAGTACAGTGCTGGGCAGTAGCCCAACGCCAGACTCTTCAGGTAGTCGCAATGTGTTTTCCACTTACGTGGAATTTGCAGTGCCTTTATTAGCTGATTTACCTCTGGTAAAAAGCTTAAACATGCAATTGGCTGCTCGCTATGAGCGTTTTTCAGATGTGGGGGATATTACCAAACCCAAAATATCCCTCGCTTGGCAAGTCAACGACATAGTTCAGCTTCGTGCAGCTTATGCCGAAGGCTTTAAAGCACCAGGATTACCGCAAACCACCGCGGTTGATGTGTCACGCTCAAACACCCGCTCTGATCCCATATCAGGCATTCGCCAAGGCACCCTTGAAATTCGTAACGGTAGCGATGATTTAAAACCTGAAACTAGCACTAACACCTTTGCAGGCATTGTGTTTACCCCTATGAAAAACCTGACGTTAACCGCTGATTGGTGGCACATAAAGCAAAAAGACGTGGTGGGAATTCTAAGCAGTCAAACGCAGATTTTGTACGATACGCTACTACGTGCCGATGGTGGCAGCAATGCCAACGTTATTCGTGATGAAAACAATGAAATCTTGTATGTGACGAACGACTACACCAACCTTTTGCCTCGTGAAATTAAAGGCGTCGACTACAGCATCTTTTACAAAATGAGTACTGAAGTAGGCGATTTCACCTTCACCGCTAATGCGGCGAATTTAACCCAATTTGACCAGGGCTTGGACTCCATCACTCAGCAGGTAGTCACTGCCCAAGAAAGCGGTAATGAAGCGGTACTATTTAATGGTGAAGCTGTTGGTATTCCGGGTGCCGCTGGTGATTTACTCACTAAAAATGGTCGCCCCGAATGGCGCAGCAACATCGGCATTAAGTGGCAAAAAGACAGCTGGGGTGCTGGGGTTAAATACAAATACATCAGCGAGCTAGAAAACGTCTTTTTATCTTATTTTGATGATGCGGGTGATCTGATTTATCAACAAATCGACGATTGGTCTACGGTTGATGCCTACGCTTCCTACTCCTTCAAAGAGCAAAACAGTTTACTAGAGAACACCAAGTTAACCTTAGGTGCACGTAATATTGGTGATAAAGAACCACCTTTCACCTCTGGCACATTTGGCTACGAAAGCAGTGTTCACTCTTCATCAGGCCGCTACTTGTACATGACTCTGAACAAGAAGTTTTAG
- a CDS encoding RNA polymerase sigma factor — protein MKVIQLHRAKKQLIARDENSLLVKQLYDEYGSALRRFIRVRSRLNDSDCEDVMQEVYERLLKLDDLPQKLSGRMDTVRNYLFQIATHILIDRDRRAKVRCKDAHVSEQDTAIFTSLFSPERALQNRKQLREIETALAEIKTSHKQAFMLNRVEGMSYREISDALGVSVSTVEKYISAALVAIRAKVSSL, from the coding sequence GTGAAAGTCATCCAACTACATCGGGCAAAAAAACAGCTCATTGCCAGAGATGAAAACAGCCTGTTAGTAAAACAGCTGTACGATGAATATGGCAGTGCATTACGCCGTTTTATTCGCGTGCGCTCACGATTAAACGACAGCGACTGTGAAGATGTGATGCAAGAGGTATATGAGCGCCTGTTGAAGCTCGACGATTTACCTCAAAAGCTGTCAGGTAGAATGGATACAGTTCGTAATTATCTATTTCAAATTGCCACCCATATATTAATCGACCGTGACCGCCGTGCTAAAGTGCGCTGCAAAGACGCCCATGTTAGCGAACAAGATACGGCTATATTTACATCCTTATTTTCCCCCGAGCGAGCACTGCAAAATAGAAAGCAGTTACGGGAAATAGAGACGGCATTAGCAGAGATTAAAACCAGCCACAAACAGGCATTTATGTTAAACAGAGTAGAAGGCATGAGTTACCGGGAAATCAGTGACGCATTAGGTGTATCAGTCAGCACAGTAGAAAAGTATATTTCAGCGGCCTTGGTTGCCATCAGAGCGAAGGTGTCTTCCCTATGA
- the tmpT gene encoding thiopurine S-methyltransferase, producing the protein MQASYWHEKWQKGETAFHQFKGSPLLKAHFDELGLPQSSRLLVPLCGKTRDIAWLVANGHHVVAAELHEPAVIQLFKDMEIEPKVMHFEEIDLIHYQAMVGGLMIDAYVGDIFQLNPALVGRVDAIYDRAALVALPFDMREKYTLHMRELTGAAPQLLISFDYEQHLLPGPPYCVNGNEITGHYGQHYDISQLASEDVVGGLKGKLKANEEVWLLKYKT; encoded by the coding sequence ATGCAAGCGAGTTATTGGCATGAGAAGTGGCAAAAAGGGGAGACGGCTTTTCATCAATTTAAAGGGAGCCCTTTGTTAAAAGCGCACTTTGATGAATTAGGATTACCCCAGTCAAGCCGGCTATTGGTGCCTCTTTGCGGTAAAACCAGAGATATTGCTTGGCTGGTGGCGAATGGTCATCATGTGGTTGCCGCCGAGTTGCATGAGCCCGCTGTTATTCAACTGTTCAAAGATATGGAAATAGAGCCCAAGGTCATGCATTTTGAAGAAATTGACCTAATTCATTACCAAGCAATGGTCGGTGGGTTGATGATTGACGCGTATGTAGGGGATATTTTTCAACTAAACCCAGCGTTGGTTGGTCGGGTTGATGCGATTTATGATCGTGCAGCCTTAGTGGCATTACCTTTCGATATGCGTGAAAAGTATACCTTACACATGCGCGAATTGACCGGTGCAGCTCCGCAATTATTGATTAGCTTCGATTATGAACAACATTTGTTACCCGGCCCACCTTATTGTGTAAATGGCAATGAAATTACTGGCCATTATGGCCAGCACTATGATATTTCGCAGCTGGCAAGCGAAGATGTAGTCGGGGGCCTAAAAGGTAAACTAAAGGCGAATGAAGAGGTTTGGCTGCTGAAATACAAAACCTGA
- a CDS encoding FecR family protein, with translation MSSNMNQEVIQQQAATYVARLYSGELSAEEEMQIYVWCDRSPEHQQEFDSMLAIWDTSNQLFQTAQPNKNKKMKKKKKNAYWLTSVAASLVCTVLVMWYLTLPGPAPLYQAAIPKPNTYHTAIGEISTVGLPDGSAVTLNTDSAIRINFTGQQRRVWLERGEAFFDVAKDESRIFSINTGEKTIRVIGTKFNVRKSDATLKVSVTEGLVAIQPSALASSEHIDFEEAETLLPAGSVGAFNGTSEVITHVTSKEVLANQQWRQGIFRFNNEPLANVITEFNRYRLKKITLQNRDLGKLKISGVFKLKDGDSILSALEAALPVEIDRYPEYIELSARN, from the coding sequence ATGAGCAGCAATATGAATCAAGAAGTAATACAACAGCAAGCGGCGACTTACGTTGCGCGTCTATATTCAGGTGAGCTTAGCGCGGAAGAAGAAATGCAAATTTACGTCTGGTGCGACAGGTCTCCTGAGCACCAGCAGGAGTTTGACTCCATGCTTGCTATTTGGGACACCAGCAATCAACTGTTTCAAACTGCACAACCAAATAAAAATAAGAAAATGAAAAAGAAAAAGAAAAACGCTTACTGGTTAACGAGCGTTGCTGCAAGCTTAGTATGTACTGTGTTAGTGATGTGGTATCTCACGCTCCCCGGCCCCGCCCCTTTGTATCAAGCGGCCATCCCTAAGCCGAACACCTACCACACAGCCATAGGTGAAATAAGCACGGTCGGCTTGCCCGATGGCAGTGCCGTAACACTCAACACCGACAGTGCGATCAGAATAAATTTTACGGGTCAGCAGCGCCGAGTATGGTTAGAGCGCGGCGAAGCATTTTTTGATGTAGCGAAAGACGAAAGTCGGATCTTTAGCATTAACACCGGCGAGAAAACCATTCGTGTCATTGGTACAAAATTTAATGTGCGAAAGTCTGATGCAACGCTAAAAGTATCGGTAACAGAAGGTTTAGTCGCAATACAGCCCTCGGCGTTGGCCTCGAGTGAGCATATAGATTTTGAAGAAGCGGAAACCCTACTCCCCGCGGGCTCAGTCGGCGCTTTTAACGGCACCAGTGAAGTGATTACCCATGTGACCTCTAAGGAAGTGCTGGCTAACCAACAATGGCGACAAGGCATATTTCGTTTCAACAATGAGCCGCTGGCGAACGTTATCACTGAATTTAACCGTTATCGCTTGAAGAAAATCACTCTTCAAAATCGAGATCTTGGCAAACTAAAAATAAGTGGGGTATTTAAGTTAAAAGACGGAGACAGTATTTTGTCCGCCCTTGAAGCCGCGCTACCTGTTGAGATTGACCGTTACCCTGAGTATATAGAATTGAGCGCAAGAAACTAA
- a CDS encoding M14 family metallopeptidase: MTHKEWNAITMLRYFFPLVLLATFSAFSQAKDCQFDDVTFHSDFSTARLSTCERLAKHEYHIGILPENEPVNPSPWFGFKVQSEQNAQITLKLTFNGNNPRYLPKLSTDGTQWQNIPFNTKGKEMWISLNTGKEPIWISAQEAIDNQEYDDWLASLKKQQPSLEVETLGQSEKGRPIKALIKQSPKNNEWLVIIGRQHPPEVTGAMALFAFSEALLLDEALSTPFFERFNVLMVPDLNPDGVETGNWRHNANGIDLNRDWKNFAQAETRLVRDKMTSIVQGGGKIVFAVDFHSTFHDVFYTMPDDHDLAPIPLMAGWLSDLDAETGWVFKTVNKSASSPDRGIFKQYIADHYKVHGVTYEVGDNTNRQLIPYVAKQAAKALVENLLDVEPEAFYVDKK, translated from the coding sequence ATGACCCATAAAGAATGGAATGCTATCACCATGCTTAGATATTTTTTCCCCTTAGTATTACTCGCCACGTTTTCAGCATTTAGTCAGGCCAAAGACTGCCAATTTGACGATGTCACCTTTCATAGCGACTTTAGCACTGCCCGTTTGAGTACCTGCGAACGGTTGGCTAAACATGAATACCATATTGGTATTTTGCCAGAAAATGAGCCGGTTAATCCTAGCCCTTGGTTTGGTTTTAAAGTTCAGTCAGAACAAAATGCCCAGATAACGCTTAAACTGACGTTCAATGGCAACAACCCCCGCTATTTACCAAAACTCAGTACGGATGGCACTCAGTGGCAAAACATTCCGTTTAACACTAAAGGCAAAGAAATGTGGATCAGCCTGAACACAGGCAAAGAGCCAATTTGGATTTCAGCCCAAGAAGCCATTGATAATCAAGAGTATGACGATTGGCTAGCCAGTCTCAAAAAACAGCAACCCTCCCTTGAGGTTGAAACGTTAGGGCAATCAGAAAAGGGCCGGCCAATCAAAGCGTTGATTAAACAGTCGCCGAAGAATAACGAATGGCTAGTGATCATAGGACGCCAACACCCGCCAGAAGTGACAGGGGCCATGGCGCTATTTGCTTTCAGTGAAGCCCTATTACTGGATGAGGCATTAAGTACCCCGTTCTTTGAACGCTTTAACGTTCTGATGGTGCCAGATTTGAACCCTGACGGCGTTGAAACCGGTAACTGGCGACACAATGCCAATGGCATTGACCTTAACCGAGACTGGAAAAACTTCGCTCAAGCAGAAACGCGGCTGGTACGAGACAAAATGACCAGCATAGTGCAAGGCGGCGGTAAAATTGTATTTGCGGTAGATTTTCACTCAACCTTTCATGATGTTTTTTACACCATGCCAGATGATCATGATTTAGCACCTATCCCTTTGATGGCCGGCTGGTTATCCGATTTAGATGCCGAGACAGGTTGGGTTTTCAAAACCGTGAATAAGTCAGCCTCATCACCGGATCGCGGAATATTCAAGCAGTACATCGCCGATCACTATAAAGTACACGGGGTCACCTACGAAGTGGGTGATAACACCAATCGCCAACTTATTCCTTATGTTGCAAAGCAAGCTGCCAAAGCCTTGGTAGAAAACCTGTTAGACGTTGAACCAGAAGCATTTTATGTTGATAAAAAATAA